In Megalobrama amblycephala isolate DHTTF-2021 linkage group LG10, ASM1881202v1, whole genome shotgun sequence, one DNA window encodes the following:
- the rab11fip5a gene encoding uncharacterized protein rab11fip5a isoform X1 codes for MSLVKCEEEQRWVPTHVQVTVLRARGLRAKGKHGTSDVYTIIQLGKEKYSTCVMEKTTDPEWGEECSFELLPGILEEGGRDAYPPGSADLTLTVMHRALIGLDGFLGQAVIPVDKAFQDRKCMKNEWHRLHSKTGKKEKERGELQLTVQFTRHNLTASMYDLSMKDKPRSAFDKLRERMRAKKRSNEEDSSSAIVAGGYGSLVRVRGRLPSDGGGEEDYEDDEGGEVRRSKMRSFFLRGRLRKSSDTRSSTSLGSESSESSSRGGSLSPTAGISVVVSDLSNSPSNSSNLTADSPEHTVAPSPQVSPVRHVMYDISLPVPHFVTSENDTPVLLPSVCVNGNPVETSPLTHHPPSLILQQPQRESTKPVSQSGQPQATKLPVKPQKIEPKSEETRLSKPESKPRHEPQLPALGVLQKGSSLSLSLQNLSRRGEEKQNGGPVDGRRWSFDKPGEEEKAAIVAALEHAGRVTDETVMETVIPAGETETQNKKRRGLFSHGRGDSAGKGPIISKEEAEHAQPLVEVKHKGWFSSKDSHSKPSSQSGGNATPDLLRIGNKQGPSQMDITFDPLISHFEGQTEKDEFEHFAKDRLKPSDEMNETKDSVTPPALLLKTNNQEPSGALGGLMVSDTNDLTDLGQTASAGTVEASKETAAAEISQVSGSDVNDVCSSSDKPDLTDHGSHGFLEFDMNLSEISLPENSSLEFSELNTLACPYPTLSSRSMNEDSSDATTLEDHPKMSINSQNAKSDVKQPSLSEADTVDLLPGICFEFSEGVSVNPETSQRPEALESATVIESVIVHEDPMPFCRDNSSGDTLEQSTVISDSLGGDPDHQSIEPCHSPQSDIIPGNIIQSDEEFWRSNALLIQTVAVSGKSLVETTEPSRIHVQSAQSFLVSAALPVKNEEKADAVMDTMLQNESGDGLLESVSSKDICSEIKDSVPENLFDGSSSPRLSKTMSKDMQEDKQKASELPTSPCKNDLTGNLLESISEEQEIMHSNGPAHPEGHLLPTTGIRTGTHEDASDPNTVLSPGSVLLHSLYKSAESDQYLTCVSQQDSISPSLELTQDVKPKRDWSVEKFESLPNQISNAMPKDDTSVKAVPEMACKQNQVIEDNIKPSQEVLPKPEFSQESPLHVSQRNCLLDLLPETHTFTQKSAPSHNTSSENIMFDMIKSDFNEAMLQHNPSRDIVEKNDFSKDMMPIVITSDMIAELEAQLAPLDRETCLVNDCKTCPTKQNDSQKVQKDESHNIESFGIVSEGNLHLAQLTEPNVFLSDFTLDQTSSITQDLVITDSDLKNIFLPQPTETHLDCTSRSSVANPESAENLDRNIEMWTTPAIHDSETPDLFPVNWPPLPHPSAPSLFDQPKLASRHDRSLNFTSSLFDLSPVASSTPHVAVDTNAFPQLFPFPKIPPTSVESLPRPELAAPLPTMQPTTSYNPFLQDKTQPFDHQGSPHPVKPLTPPDEKRSEGRSVLEKLKSTIHSGRSHHSDQEADKKPLVEGGGLYYHLNHSELVNLLIQRDTELRQEREEYEKRGALLEKRETEIKKMKFLIRDLEDYIDTLLVRIMEQTPTLLQVRTKMK; via the exons ATGTCCTTGGTGAAGTGTGAAGAGGAGCAGCGATGGGTGCCAACGCACGTGCAGGTAACTGTGCTACGGGCCCGAGGGCTGCGCGCGAAGGGTAAACACGGCACCAGCGATGTTTACACCATCATCCAGCTGGGAAAGGAGAAATATTCCACGTGTGTGATGGAGAAGACTACGGATCCGGAATGGGGCGAGGAATGCTCGTTCGAGCTGCTGCCGGGGATCCTGGAAGAGGGAGGGCGAGACGCGTACCCACCCGGTAGTGCCGACTTGACCCTCACCGTTATGCACCGTGCTCTCATAGGACTAGATGGGTTCCTGGGCCAGGCTGTTATACCGGTGGATAAAGCCTTCCAGGATCGGAAATGCATGAAAAACGA GTGGCACCGGCTGCATTCTAAAACTGGCAAAAAGGAGAAGGAAAGAGGGGAGCTTCAGTTGACCGTGCAGTTCACTCGGCACAACCTGACGGCCAGCATGTACGACCTTTCCATGAAGGACAAACCTCGCTCTGCATTCGACAAGCTCAGAGAACGCATGCGAGCTAAGAAGCGCTCTAACGAAGAAGATTCCTCTTCTGCCATCGTCGCTGGAGGATACGGATCGCTGGTACGCGTGCGGGGGCGGCTGCCGAGTGATGGGGGTGGCGAGGAAGACTACGAGGACGACGAAGGCGGGGAGGTCCGGAGGAGTAAGATGAGAAGTTTTTTCCTGCGTGGGAGGTTGAGGAAGTCTTCAGACACACGCTCAAGCACGTCATTGGGCTCCGAGAGCAGCGAGTCTTCATCGCGGGGCGGCAGCCTCAGCCCGACAGCAGGAATCAGTGTGGTGGTCTCAGATCTGTCCAACTCTCCGAGTAACAGCAGCAACCTGACTGCAGACAGTCCAG AACACACAGTGGCTCCCTCACCACAGGTTTCTCCCGTCAGACACGTGATGTATGACATCAGCTTACCAGTGCCTCATTTTGTGACGTCAGAGAACGACACCCCAGTTCTGCTTCCTTCAGTGTGCGTGAACGGGAATCCGGTTGAAACGTCTCCTCTTACTCACCACCCACCGTCACTCATACTACAACAACCTCAACGAGAGTCAACCAAACCAGTATCTCAGTCAGGTCAACCACAGGCAACCAAGCTGCCAGTTAAGCCTCAGAAAATTGAACCGAAATCCGAAGAAACCAGGCTATCCAAGCCTGAGTCAAAGCCAAGGCACGAGCCCCAACTCCCAGCTCTCGGGGTGCTTCAGAAGGgctcctctctctccctctccctgcAGAACCTCTCTCGACGTGGGGAAGAAAAGCAAAACGGCGGCCCTGTGGATGGCCGCCGCTGGTCCTTCGATAAACCCGGAGAGGAAGAAAAAGCTGCCATTGTAGCAGCATTAGAGCATGCTGGGAGAGTCACAGATGAGACTGTGATGGAAACAGTGATACCTGCTGGAGAGACAGAGACTCAAAACAAGAAAAGGAGGGGCCTGTTTTCACATGGGAGAGGTGATTCGGCTGGGAAAGGACCAATCATAAGTAAAGAGGAAGCAGAACATGCTCAACCACTTGTGGAAGTCAAACACAAAGGATGGTTCAGCTCCAAGGACTCGCACAGTAAACCCAG CTCACAGTCTGGTGGTAATGCCACCCCAGATTTGCTAAGGATTGGAAACAAACAAGGACCTTCCCAAATGGATATTACATTTGATCCTTTAATTTCTCACTTCGAGGGACAGACAGAAAAGGATGAATTTGAACATTTTGCCAAGGACAGACTGAAGCCTTCAGATGAGATgaatgaaacaaaagattcagtTACACCCCCTGCTCTCCTTCTGAAAACAAATAATCAAGAGCCCTCGGGTGCTTTGGGTGGCTTAATGGTGTCGGATACAAATGACCTAACTGATTTAGGGCAAACTGCTTCAGCAGGTACTGTAGAGGCATCTAAGGAAACTGCTGCTGCTGAGATATCTCAAGTTTCAGGAAGTGATGTTAATGATGTTTGCTCTAGTTCTGACAAGCCTGACCTCACCGATCATGGTTCACATGGCTTCCTAGAATTTGATATGAATTTATCCGAAATCTCTTTACCAGAAAATTCCAGTTTAGAATTTTCTGAACTGAATACACTTGCATGCCCTTATCCTACACTGTCATCCCGCTCCATGAATGAAGACAGTTCTGATGCCACAACTCTTGAAGACCACCCAAAGATGTCCATAAACTCACAAAATGCCAAATCAGATGTCAAACAGCCATCATTATCAGAAGCAGATACTGTTGACCTTCTTCCTGGTATCTGCTTTGAGTTCTCAGAGGGGGTGTCTGTAAATCCTGAAACATCACAGAGGCCTGAAGCACTTGAGTCTGCTACAGTTATTGAGTCTGTGATAGTCCATGAGGATCCTATGCCATTCTGTAGAGACAACAGCTCAGGTGACACCCTGGAACAGTCTACTGTGATATCTGATTCCCTAGGTGGAGACCCAGACCACCAGTCTATTGAGCCCTGTCATTCTCCACAAAGTGACATCATTCCAGGTAATATAATACAATCTGATGAAGAATTTTGGAGATCGAATGCCTTACTCATTCAAACTGTGGCAGTAAGTGGAAAGTCCCTAGTTGAAACCACTGAGCCTTCAAGAATTCATGTTCAATCAGCACAGAGTTTCCTAGTGTCAGCTGCATTGCCAGTGAAGAATGAAGAGAAAGCAGATGCAGTTATGGACACCATGCTTCAGAATGAATCAGGAGATGGTCTCTTAGAGAGTGTCAGTAGTAAAGACATCTGTTCTGAAATCAAAGACTCTGTTCCAGAGAACCTATTTGATGGCAGTTCCTCTCCAAGGCTCTCAAAAACCATGTCTAAAGACATGCAGGAGGACAAACAGAAAGCCAGTGAATTGCCCACCAGTCCATGCAAAAATGACTTAACAGGTAATCTACTCGAGAGCATCAGTGAAGAGCAAGAAATAATGCATTCTAATGGGCCAGCACATCCTGAAGGACATCTCCTTCCCACCACTGGAATTAGAACAGGGACACATGAGGATGCATCAGATCCAAACACTGTGCTCTCGCCTGGTAGTGTGCTCCTCCACAGCTTGTACAAGAGTGCAGAATCAGACCAGTACCTTACTTGTGTGTCTCAGCAGGATTCAATTTCCCCTAGCTTAGAGCTCACACAGGATGTGAAACCCAAACGTGATTGGTCTGTAGAGAAATTTGAGTCCTTGCCAAACCAAATCTCTAATGCCATGCCAAAGGATGACACGTCTGTAAAGGCTGTACCAGAAATGGCTTGTAAGCAAAATCAGGTCATAGAAGACAACATTAAACCATCTCAAGAGGTCTTGCCAAAGCCAGAATTCTCTCAAGAATCCCCTCTACATGTTTCACAGAGAAATTGCTTATTGGACCTGCTGCCAGAAACGCATACCTTTACACAAAAATCGGCCCCCTCACACAATACATCTTCTGAGAACATAATGTTTGACATGATAAAGTCAGATTTTAATGAAGCAATGCTACAGCACAACCCTTCAAGGGACATTGTTGAGAAAAACGACTTTTCCAAAGATATGATGCCAATTGTTATTACCTCGGATATGATAGCAGAACTTGAGGCTCAGCTTGCACCGTTAGATAGAGAAACATGTCTGGTAAATGACTGTAAAACCTGCCCAACCAAACAAAACGATTCccaaaaagtgcaaaaagatGAATCCCATAATATTGAATCTTTTGGGATTGTATCGGAGGGCAACCTACATTTAGCCCAGCTGACTGAACCCAACGTGTTTCTATCCGATTTTACATTAGACCAAACCTCCAGTATCACTCAGGACCTTGTCATAACTGATTCTGACCTGAAAAACATCTTTCTACCCCAGCCAACTGAAACGCACCTTGACTGTACTAGTAGAAGTTCAGTTGCAAACCCTGAATCTGCAGAGAATCTAGACAGAAATATTGAAATGTGGACAACCCCAGCTATTCACGATTCTGAGACACCTGACTTATTTCCAGTAAACTGGCCCCCTTTACCCCATCCATCAGCACCTTCACTATTTGATCAGCCAAAGCTGGCTTCAAGGCATGATCGTAGCCTTAACTTTACATCTTCTTTGTTCGACCTTTCACCTGTAGCTTCCTCAACGCCACATGTAGCAGTAGATACTAATGCATTTCCCCAGCTATTCCCCTTTCCCAAAATTCCCCCTACCTCAGTGGAGTCATTGCCACGTCCAGAACTTGCTGCTCCTCTTCCTACTATGCAGCCTACTACATCATACAATCCTTTTCTTCAGGATAAAACTCAACCATTTGATCACCAGGGCAG TCCACACCCAGTGAAGCCATTGACACCCCCTGATGAGAAAAGGTCAGAGGGTCGCTCGGTACTAGAGAAGCTTAAATCCACCATCCACTCAGGACGAAGTCACCACTCAGACCAAGAAGCTGACAAGAAG CCTCTAGTAGAGGGAGGGGGCTTGTACTATCACCTGAACCACAGCGAGCTGGTCAATTTGCTGATCCAGCGAGACACCGAGCTCAGGCAGGAGCGGGAGGAGTACGAGAAGCGAGGGGCTCTTCTGGAGAAGCGCGAGACGGAGATAAAAAAGATGAAGTTTCTGATCCGAGATCTAGAGGATTACATCGACACGCTGCTCGTACGCATCATGGAGCAAACCCCCACGCTGCTGCAGGTCCGCACCAAGATGAAATGA
- the rab11fip5a gene encoding uncharacterized protein rab11fip5a isoform X2 — protein MYDLSMKDKPRSAFDKLRERMRAKKRSNEEDSSSAIVAGGYGSLVRVRGRLPSDGGGEEDYEDDEGGEVRRSKMRSFFLRGRLRKSSDTRSSTSLGSESSESSSRGGSLSPTAGISVVVSDLSNSPSNSSNLTADSPEHTVAPSPQVSPVRHVMYDISLPVPHFVTSENDTPVLLPSVCVNGNPVETSPLTHHPPSLILQQPQRESTKPVSQSGQPQATKLPVKPQKIEPKSEETRLSKPESKPRHEPQLPALGVLQKGSSLSLSLQNLSRRGEEKQNGGPVDGRRWSFDKPGEEEKAAIVAALEHAGRVTDETVMETVIPAGETETQNKKRRGLFSHGRGDSAGKGPIISKEEAEHAQPLVEVKHKGWFSSKDSHSKPSSQSGGNATPDLLRIGNKQGPSQMDITFDPLISHFEGQTEKDEFEHFAKDRLKPSDEMNETKDSVTPPALLLKTNNQEPSGALGGLMVSDTNDLTDLGQTASAGTVEASKETAAAEISQVSGSDVNDVCSSSDKPDLTDHGSHGFLEFDMNLSEISLPENSSLEFSELNTLACPYPTLSSRSMNEDSSDATTLEDHPKMSINSQNAKSDVKQPSLSEADTVDLLPGICFEFSEGVSVNPETSQRPEALESATVIESVIVHEDPMPFCRDNSSGDTLEQSTVISDSLGGDPDHQSIEPCHSPQSDIIPGNIIQSDEEFWRSNALLIQTVAVSGKSLVETTEPSRIHVQSAQSFLVSAALPVKNEEKADAVMDTMLQNESGDGLLESVSSKDICSEIKDSVPENLFDGSSSPRLSKTMSKDMQEDKQKASELPTSPCKNDLTGNLLESISEEQEIMHSNGPAHPEGHLLPTTGIRTGTHEDASDPNTVLSPGSVLLHSLYKSAESDQYLTCVSQQDSISPSLELTQDVKPKRDWSVEKFESLPNQISNAMPKDDTSVKAVPEMACKQNQVIEDNIKPSQEVLPKPEFSQESPLHVSQRNCLLDLLPETHTFTQKSAPSHNTSSENIMFDMIKSDFNEAMLQHNPSRDIVEKNDFSKDMMPIVITSDMIAELEAQLAPLDRETCLVNDCKTCPTKQNDSQKVQKDESHNIESFGIVSEGNLHLAQLTEPNVFLSDFTLDQTSSITQDLVITDSDLKNIFLPQPTETHLDCTSRSSVANPESAENLDRNIEMWTTPAIHDSETPDLFPVNWPPLPHPSAPSLFDQPKLASRHDRSLNFTSSLFDLSPVASSTPHVAVDTNAFPQLFPFPKIPPTSVESLPRPELAAPLPTMQPTTSYNPFLQDKTQPFDHQGSPHPVKPLTPPDEKRSEGRSVLEKLKSTIHSGRSHHSDQEADKKPLVEGGGLYYHLNHSELVNLLIQRDTELRQEREEYEKRGALLEKRETEIKKMKFLIRDLEDYIDTLLVRIMEQTPTLLQVRTKMK, from the exons ATGTACGACCTTTCCATGAAGGACAAACCTCGCTCTGCATTCGACAAGCTCAGAGAACGCATGCGAGCTAAGAAGCGCTCTAACGAAGAAGATTCCTCTTCTGCCATCGTCGCTGGAGGATACGGATCGCTGGTACGCGTGCGGGGGCGGCTGCCGAGTGATGGGGGTGGCGAGGAAGACTACGAGGACGACGAAGGCGGGGAGGTCCGGAGGAGTAAGATGAGAAGTTTTTTCCTGCGTGGGAGGTTGAGGAAGTCTTCAGACACACGCTCAAGCACGTCATTGGGCTCCGAGAGCAGCGAGTCTTCATCGCGGGGCGGCAGCCTCAGCCCGACAGCAGGAATCAGTGTGGTGGTCTCAGATCTGTCCAACTCTCCGAGTAACAGCAGCAACCTGACTGCAGACAGTCCAG AACACACAGTGGCTCCCTCACCACAGGTTTCTCCCGTCAGACACGTGATGTATGACATCAGCTTACCAGTGCCTCATTTTGTGACGTCAGAGAACGACACCCCAGTTCTGCTTCCTTCAGTGTGCGTGAACGGGAATCCGGTTGAAACGTCTCCTCTTACTCACCACCCACCGTCACTCATACTACAACAACCTCAACGAGAGTCAACCAAACCAGTATCTCAGTCAGGTCAACCACAGGCAACCAAGCTGCCAGTTAAGCCTCAGAAAATTGAACCGAAATCCGAAGAAACCAGGCTATCCAAGCCTGAGTCAAAGCCAAGGCACGAGCCCCAACTCCCAGCTCTCGGGGTGCTTCAGAAGGgctcctctctctccctctccctgcAGAACCTCTCTCGACGTGGGGAAGAAAAGCAAAACGGCGGCCCTGTGGATGGCCGCCGCTGGTCCTTCGATAAACCCGGAGAGGAAGAAAAAGCTGCCATTGTAGCAGCATTAGAGCATGCTGGGAGAGTCACAGATGAGACTGTGATGGAAACAGTGATACCTGCTGGAGAGACAGAGACTCAAAACAAGAAAAGGAGGGGCCTGTTTTCACATGGGAGAGGTGATTCGGCTGGGAAAGGACCAATCATAAGTAAAGAGGAAGCAGAACATGCTCAACCACTTGTGGAAGTCAAACACAAAGGATGGTTCAGCTCCAAGGACTCGCACAGTAAACCCAG CTCACAGTCTGGTGGTAATGCCACCCCAGATTTGCTAAGGATTGGAAACAAACAAGGACCTTCCCAAATGGATATTACATTTGATCCTTTAATTTCTCACTTCGAGGGACAGACAGAAAAGGATGAATTTGAACATTTTGCCAAGGACAGACTGAAGCCTTCAGATGAGATgaatgaaacaaaagattcagtTACACCCCCTGCTCTCCTTCTGAAAACAAATAATCAAGAGCCCTCGGGTGCTTTGGGTGGCTTAATGGTGTCGGATACAAATGACCTAACTGATTTAGGGCAAACTGCTTCAGCAGGTACTGTAGAGGCATCTAAGGAAACTGCTGCTGCTGAGATATCTCAAGTTTCAGGAAGTGATGTTAATGATGTTTGCTCTAGTTCTGACAAGCCTGACCTCACCGATCATGGTTCACATGGCTTCCTAGAATTTGATATGAATTTATCCGAAATCTCTTTACCAGAAAATTCCAGTTTAGAATTTTCTGAACTGAATACACTTGCATGCCCTTATCCTACACTGTCATCCCGCTCCATGAATGAAGACAGTTCTGATGCCACAACTCTTGAAGACCACCCAAAGATGTCCATAAACTCACAAAATGCCAAATCAGATGTCAAACAGCCATCATTATCAGAAGCAGATACTGTTGACCTTCTTCCTGGTATCTGCTTTGAGTTCTCAGAGGGGGTGTCTGTAAATCCTGAAACATCACAGAGGCCTGAAGCACTTGAGTCTGCTACAGTTATTGAGTCTGTGATAGTCCATGAGGATCCTATGCCATTCTGTAGAGACAACAGCTCAGGTGACACCCTGGAACAGTCTACTGTGATATCTGATTCCCTAGGTGGAGACCCAGACCACCAGTCTATTGAGCCCTGTCATTCTCCACAAAGTGACATCATTCCAGGTAATATAATACAATCTGATGAAGAATTTTGGAGATCGAATGCCTTACTCATTCAAACTGTGGCAGTAAGTGGAAAGTCCCTAGTTGAAACCACTGAGCCTTCAAGAATTCATGTTCAATCAGCACAGAGTTTCCTAGTGTCAGCTGCATTGCCAGTGAAGAATGAAGAGAAAGCAGATGCAGTTATGGACACCATGCTTCAGAATGAATCAGGAGATGGTCTCTTAGAGAGTGTCAGTAGTAAAGACATCTGTTCTGAAATCAAAGACTCTGTTCCAGAGAACCTATTTGATGGCAGTTCCTCTCCAAGGCTCTCAAAAACCATGTCTAAAGACATGCAGGAGGACAAACAGAAAGCCAGTGAATTGCCCACCAGTCCATGCAAAAATGACTTAACAGGTAATCTACTCGAGAGCATCAGTGAAGAGCAAGAAATAATGCATTCTAATGGGCCAGCACATCCTGAAGGACATCTCCTTCCCACCACTGGAATTAGAACAGGGACACATGAGGATGCATCAGATCCAAACACTGTGCTCTCGCCTGGTAGTGTGCTCCTCCACAGCTTGTACAAGAGTGCAGAATCAGACCAGTACCTTACTTGTGTGTCTCAGCAGGATTCAATTTCCCCTAGCTTAGAGCTCACACAGGATGTGAAACCCAAACGTGATTGGTCTGTAGAGAAATTTGAGTCCTTGCCAAACCAAATCTCTAATGCCATGCCAAAGGATGACACGTCTGTAAAGGCTGTACCAGAAATGGCTTGTAAGCAAAATCAGGTCATAGAAGACAACATTAAACCATCTCAAGAGGTCTTGCCAAAGCCAGAATTCTCTCAAGAATCCCCTCTACATGTTTCACAGAGAAATTGCTTATTGGACCTGCTGCCAGAAACGCATACCTTTACACAAAAATCGGCCCCCTCACACAATACATCTTCTGAGAACATAATGTTTGACATGATAAAGTCAGATTTTAATGAAGCAATGCTACAGCACAACCCTTCAAGGGACATTGTTGAGAAAAACGACTTTTCCAAAGATATGATGCCAATTGTTATTACCTCGGATATGATAGCAGAACTTGAGGCTCAGCTTGCACCGTTAGATAGAGAAACATGTCTGGTAAATGACTGTAAAACCTGCCCAACCAAACAAAACGATTCccaaaaagtgcaaaaagatGAATCCCATAATATTGAATCTTTTGGGATTGTATCGGAGGGCAACCTACATTTAGCCCAGCTGACTGAACCCAACGTGTTTCTATCCGATTTTACATTAGACCAAACCTCCAGTATCACTCAGGACCTTGTCATAACTGATTCTGACCTGAAAAACATCTTTCTACCCCAGCCAACTGAAACGCACCTTGACTGTACTAGTAGAAGTTCAGTTGCAAACCCTGAATCTGCAGAGAATCTAGACAGAAATATTGAAATGTGGACAACCCCAGCTATTCACGATTCTGAGACACCTGACTTATTTCCAGTAAACTGGCCCCCTTTACCCCATCCATCAGCACCTTCACTATTTGATCAGCCAAAGCTGGCTTCAAGGCATGATCGTAGCCTTAACTTTACATCTTCTTTGTTCGACCTTTCACCTGTAGCTTCCTCAACGCCACATGTAGCAGTAGATACTAATGCATTTCCCCAGCTATTCCCCTTTCCCAAAATTCCCCCTACCTCAGTGGAGTCATTGCCACGTCCAGAACTTGCTGCTCCTCTTCCTACTATGCAGCCTACTACATCATACAATCCTTTTCTTCAGGATAAAACTCAACCATTTGATCACCAGGGCAG TCCACACCCAGTGAAGCCATTGACACCCCCTGATGAGAAAAGGTCAGAGGGTCGCTCGGTACTAGAGAAGCTTAAATCCACCATCCACTCAGGACGAAGTCACCACTCAGACCAAGAAGCTGACAAGAAG CCTCTAGTAGAGGGAGGGGGCTTGTACTATCACCTGAACCACAGCGAGCTGGTCAATTTGCTGATCCAGCGAGACACCGAGCTCAGGCAGGAGCGGGAGGAGTACGAGAAGCGAGGGGCTCTTCTGGAGAAGCGCGAGACGGAGATAAAAAAGATGAAGTTTCTGATCCGAGATCTAGAGGATTACATCGACACGCTGCTCGTACGCATCATGGAGCAAACCCCCACGCTGCTGCAGGTCCGCACCAAGATGAAATGA
- the LOC125277598 gene encoding G-protein coupled receptor 151 protein: MAANSTFVSYDGGIQQLEGEDTKVIIPAVLSTISGLGIGGNVLVLVILIYVFASQGASEAYVMLANLSVTDLLILSVCAPARAFTYYMRSWTLGLLACRTTEWIQHSCLAVKAFTLLATSQARHDFSTHPEDQSNFRQKNVVITLVIIWTVALVFPVPDIVFSRLKEEGNISLCVTELTSQSQDAMRVFSKMLPLGIYVLPIILSAVCHIRTIFLIKPSTNEEVFLSRQYENSLMYLSVIAVNTLMMLPEWASWVWMRHSSGESCRPSAGLLIFAQVCVYLSSVFFPAILLTMHVPLRESLSNLCSLLACRGSKHRLKIEGNGNEMRTMVMKVLDERECGTTVERHSDACCQTLPELEHFWSERRNTTVTEDSDPLPWERLNQSNVEL, translated from the coding sequence ATGGCAGCAAACAGCACATTTGTGAGTTACGACGGTGGCATTCAGCAGTTAGAAGGTGAAGATACTAAAGTAATCATACCGGCTGTTCTCAGCACAATCAGTGGGCTTGGGATCGGCGGGAATGTTTTGGTGCTCGTGATACTAATCTACGTTTTTGCCAGCCAGGGTGCATCCGAGGCGTATGTCATGCTCGCCAATTTGAGCGTAACTGACTTGTTGATACTCTCTGTGTGCGCTCCCGCGCGCGCGTTCACATACTACATGCGCTCTTGGACTCTCGGACTACTGGCTTGCAGAACTACAGAGTGGATTCAGCATAGCTGTCTGGCGGTCAAAGCTTTCACACTGTTAGCGACGAGTCAAGCACGCCATGACTTTTCCACTCATCCCGAGGACCAGTCGAATTTCCGTCAAAAGAACGTTGTGATCACCTTAGTGATCATATGGACGGTTGCACTTGTTTTTCCGGTTCCTGATATTGTTTTTTCCAGGTTAAAAGAAGAGGGAAACATCAGTCTGTGTGTCACTGAATTAACCTCTCAGTCCCAAGATGCCATGCGAGTGTTCAGTAAGATGCTACCATTGGGTATCTATGTtcttcccatcatcctctctgctgTGTGCCACATCAGGACCATCTTCCTCATCAAACCCAGTACCAACGAGGAGGTTTTTCTTTCACGCCAATATGAGAATTCCTTGATGTATTTAAGCGTCATCGCCGTGAACACTCTCATGATGCTTCCTGAATGGGCCTCTTGGGTGTGGATGCGTCATAGTTCTGGTGAAAGCTGCAGACCTTCAGCCGGTTTGCTGATTTTCGCTCAGGTGTGCGTTTACTTGAGCAGCGTGTTTTTTCCCGCCATCCTTCTCACCATGCATGTGCCGCTCAGAGAAAGTCTTAGCAATCTGTGTTCGCTGTTGGCTTGTCGAGGTTCTAAACACAGACTGAAAATCGAGGGCAATGGAAATGAGATGCGCACAATGGTTATGAAGGTGTTGGATGAGCGGGAATGTGGGACTACAGTAGAAAGGCACTCGGATGCATGCTGTCAAACTCTCCCAGAACTCGAGCATTTTTGGAGCGAACGGCGAAACACGACAGTCACGGAGGATAGTGACCCTTTACCATGGGAACGATTGAATCAAAGTAATGTTGAACTCTAA